A genomic window from Blastococcus saxobsidens DD2 includes:
- a CDS encoding YihY/virulence factor BrkB family protein, with amino-acid sequence MRVARRFVEVRVTGLAAEMTYYLILSLVPLVTALGAALGLLGDVLGPSSVRSMETALISAVEAVLSPELAAEVAVPLVEQLLRQERVGVAIGSVAGALWLGSRVFRAAMRALGDAYQVDERRRLPVLWGLSLVFTLAAVVVVALLLSLIVVGPLLGGGRWLADVLGTGEQFEQAWNLGRWPLVLFVGVIFLAWLYRVGQTADDSWRDALPGALLATVTLVTLAAAFRLYVDVAGPQGPDISGGSDAVAVVGRFIGTALATMLFGWLASIVVLTGGVFNAEWNRLNRS; translated from the coding sequence GTGCGCGTCGCCCGTCGCTTCGTGGAGGTGCGCGTCACCGGCCTCGCCGCGGAGATGACCTATTACCTCATCCTGTCCCTTGTACCTCTGGTGACCGCGCTAGGAGCCGCGCTGGGCCTCCTGGGCGACGTGCTGGGACCCTCCTCGGTCCGCAGCATGGAGACCGCCCTGATCTCCGCTGTCGAGGCGGTGCTCAGCCCGGAACTCGCTGCGGAGGTCGCCGTTCCGTTGGTCGAGCAGTTGCTGCGCCAAGAGCGGGTCGGGGTGGCGATCGGCAGCGTCGCCGGGGCGCTCTGGCTGGGCAGTCGGGTGTTCCGGGCAGCCATGCGTGCTCTCGGGGATGCCTACCAGGTCGACGAGCGCCGCAGACTCCCCGTGCTGTGGGGGCTGTCCCTCGTGTTCACGTTGGCAGCCGTCGTCGTCGTCGCGCTGCTGCTGAGCCTGATCGTGGTGGGTCCGCTTCTCGGCGGCGGGCGGTGGCTGGCCGACGTCCTCGGTACCGGGGAGCAGTTCGAGCAGGCCTGGAATCTCGGTCGCTGGCCACTGGTCCTGTTCGTGGGCGTCATCTTCCTGGCCTGGCTGTACCGGGTCGGCCAGACGGCGGACGACTCGTGGCGCGACGCGCTGCCAGGCGCTCTGTTGGCAACCGTCACGCTGGTCACCCTCGCTGCGGCCTTCCGGCTGTACGTGGACGTTGCGGGTCCGCAGGGTCCGGACATCAGCGGCGGGTCCGATGCCGTGGCCGTCGTGGGCCGGTTCATCGGCACGGCACTGGCCACGATGCTCTTCGGCTGGCTGGCAAGCATCGTCGTCCTCACGGGGGGCGTGTTCAACGCCGAATGGAACCGACTCAACAGGTCCTGA
- a CDS encoding heavy metal translocating P-type ATPase codes for MTTTELLVVAGGVALMGVLAWYFFAPRKATHAQVQGGRQVVDITVKGGYSPSLIRVQAGTPVQLRFHRQENSDCTARVVFPDLRKSASLAAFGTTTLDLAIDQPGEYGWACGMNMLHGTLIAEEGGDGDGLRAKAERAETPLASPDQGGDEVVEAARGVTQENRETARAVGVGPRVDDVATCERAEFLLPGALRSLPTDVARAEAQLRAVGGVDSAQVNFGAERAVIMYYPTLVDVEGLTEAVAAATGFPARLRAEPGAASTEDAEAEARREEVRDLTRRVAVGAVLSLPVVYATMVGHFIGGQYVPDLLENPYIQLLLTLPVFFWVGWPIHTTGWRALLNRSAEMNSLITLGTIAAFGYSLVVTVVPGVLPEDVREVYYEVVSVIITLILLGRLVEARARAGTGDAIRALVELTPATARVLRDGQEVEVGVDEVEVGDDVRVRPGEKIPVDGEIVDGGSTIDESMVTGESVPVSKAAGDEVIGATVNQTGAFTMRATRVGSETALAQIIKLVQEAQSSKAPIQRLVDAVASYFVPAVVFIAIATFVLWFVFGPALTLAVIATVSVLIIACPCALGLATPLSIMVATGKGAHAGVLIKSAEALETAHKLDTVVLDKTGTITRGAPALTDVIAVAGQDEGELLGLVASAEADSEHPLASAIVAGARERGLDLVRPTAFDSVTGKGVRATVGGQEVLIGNARLLRDAGMGTGELEDHAHRLADDGKTPMFVAVAGRPAGLIAVADTIKPDSVAAIRALHDLGLEVAMITGDNERTAHAVARQVGIDRVLAEVLPEQKAAEVRSLQDEGKLVAMVGDGINDSPALAQSDVGIAIGTGTDVAIEAADVTLMSGELRGLVTAIALSKGTMRNIRQNLFLAFGYNTAAIPIAAGLLYPVTGALLSPMIAAAAMALSSISVVVNAARLNRFTPPRVVATVHEERGTTTAPSTGAALAPPEAKQR; via the coding sequence GTGACCACCACTGAGCTGCTCGTCGTCGCCGGGGGCGTCGCCCTGATGGGCGTTCTGGCCTGGTACTTCTTCGCCCCACGCAAGGCCACGCACGCCCAGGTCCAAGGCGGGCGTCAGGTCGTCGACATCACGGTCAAGGGCGGATACTCACCGAGCCTCATCCGGGTCCAGGCCGGCACCCCGGTGCAGCTGCGGTTCCATCGCCAGGAGAACAGCGATTGCACAGCCCGGGTGGTGTTCCCCGACCTGCGCAAGAGCGCCTCGCTGGCCGCCTTCGGCACGACGACGCTGGATCTCGCCATCGACCAACCCGGTGAATACGGCTGGGCGTGCGGGATGAACATGCTGCACGGCACCCTCATCGCCGAGGAAGGCGGCGACGGTGACGGGCTCCGCGCCAAGGCCGAGCGGGCCGAGACGCCCTTGGCGTCGCCAGACCAAGGCGGCGACGAGGTTGTCGAGGCCGCCCGGGGCGTCACGCAGGAGAACCGGGAAACCGCTCGCGCCGTCGGCGTCGGGCCCCGGGTGGACGACGTCGCGACGTGTGAACGGGCCGAATTCCTGCTGCCCGGCGCGCTCCGCAGCCTGCCCACCGACGTGGCACGCGCGGAAGCCCAGCTGCGAGCTGTCGGGGGTGTCGACTCCGCCCAGGTGAACTTCGGCGCGGAACGCGCGGTGATCATGTACTACCCGACGCTGGTCGACGTGGAGGGGCTGACGGAGGCGGTCGCGGCCGCCACCGGCTTCCCGGCCCGGCTCCGGGCCGAACCCGGAGCCGCCTCGACCGAGGACGCCGAGGCGGAGGCGCGCCGAGAGGAGGTCCGCGACCTGACCCGGCGCGTCGCCGTCGGTGCAGTTCTGAGCCTGCCGGTGGTGTACGCGACGATGGTCGGGCACTTCATCGGCGGCCAGTACGTGCCCGATCTCCTCGAGAATCCGTACATCCAGCTGCTGCTGACCCTGCCGGTGTTCTTCTGGGTCGGCTGGCCGATCCACACCACCGGATGGCGGGCACTGCTCAACCGCAGTGCCGAGATGAACAGCCTCATCACGCTGGGGACGATCGCCGCGTTCGGCTACAGCCTCGTGGTCACTGTCGTGCCAGGGGTTCTGCCCGAGGACGTGCGCGAGGTCTACTACGAGGTCGTCTCGGTCATCATCACGCTGATCCTCCTCGGCCGGCTGGTCGAGGCCCGCGCCCGAGCCGGCACCGGTGACGCCATTCGTGCCCTGGTCGAGCTCACCCCGGCCACGGCGCGCGTGCTCCGTGACGGCCAGGAGGTCGAGGTCGGCGTCGACGAGGTCGAGGTCGGCGACGACGTGCGCGTTCGACCTGGCGAGAAGATCCCGGTGGATGGCGAGATCGTCGACGGCGGCTCCACGATCGACGAGTCGATGGTCACCGGTGAGAGCGTCCCGGTCAGCAAGGCGGCCGGCGACGAGGTCATCGGTGCCACGGTGAACCAGACCGGCGCCTTCACGATGCGGGCGACCAGGGTGGGCTCGGAGACCGCCCTTGCCCAGATCATCAAGCTGGTCCAGGAGGCGCAGTCCTCCAAGGCACCGATCCAGCGGCTCGTCGATGCCGTCGCGAGCTACTTCGTGCCGGCGGTGGTCTTCATCGCCATCGCCACGTTCGTGTTGTGGTTCGTGTTCGGCCCGGCCCTGACCCTCGCAGTGATCGCTACGGTCAGCGTGCTGATCATCGCCTGCCCGTGTGCTCTGGGGCTGGCCACCCCCCTGTCGATCATGGTCGCTACCGGCAAGGGCGCCCACGCGGGGGTTCTGATCAAGAGCGCCGAGGCGTTGGAGACCGCCCACAAGCTCGACACGGTGGTGCTCGACAAGACCGGCACGATCACCCGGGGCGCACCGGCGCTGACCGACGTGATCGCTGTCGCCGGGCAGGACGAGGGAGAGCTGCTCGGTCTGGTGGCTTCCGCCGAGGCGGACAGCGAGCACCCGCTGGCCAGTGCGATCGTGGCGGGGGCACGTGAGCGCGGACTCGACCTCGTGCGACCGACCGCCTTCGACTCCGTCACCGGCAAGGGTGTTCGGGCGACGGTGGGCGGACAGGAGGTGCTGATCGGCAACGCACGCCTGCTGCGGGACGCCGGCATGGGGACCGGCGAGCTCGAAGACCACGCCCATCGGCTGGCTGATGACGGGAAGACCCCGATGTTCGTCGCCGTGGCGGGACGCCCCGCCGGTCTCATCGCCGTCGCCGACACGATCAAGCCCGACTCGGTCGCGGCCATCCGGGCCCTGCACGACCTGGGACTCGAGGTCGCGATGATCACCGGCGACAACGAGCGGACGGCACACGCGGTCGCCCGCCAGGTCGGCATCGACCGCGTCCTCGCCGAGGTGCTGCCGGAGCAGAAGGCCGCCGAGGTCCGCAGCCTCCAGGACGAGGGCAAGCTCGTGGCGATGGTCGGCGACGGCATCAACGACAGCCCGGCACTGGCTCAGTCCGACGTCGGTATCGCTATCGGCACCGGTACCGACGTCGCCATCGAGGCCGCCGACGTCACGCTCATGTCCGGCGAGCTGAGAGGTCTGGTCACTGCGATCGCGCTGTCCAAGGGGACCATGCGCAACATCCGGCAGAACCTGTTCCTGGCGTTCGGGTACAACACCGCCGCAATCCCCATCGCCGCCGGCCTGCTCTACCCGGTCACCGGTGCACTGCTCTCGCCGATGATCGCTGCCGCTGCCATGGCCCTGTCGAGCATCAGCGTCGTGGTCAACGCCGCTCGGCTCAACCGGTTCACCCCACCGCGGGTCGTCGCCACCGTCCACGAAGAGCGCGGGACGACGACGGCTCCGTCCACCGGTGCTGCGCTCGCTCCGCCGGAAGCGAAACAACGGTGA
- a CDS encoding DUF3105 domain-containing protein produces the protein MVVFAAAVISYAVVQVDNAEAMRADSVEEIDGIEVFDYAAGQEHVSSEVDYDQTPPVAGPHDGVWADCTGTVYDVDIRHENAVHSLEHGAVWITYDPEAVSEDDIALLAEVADESGRMLSPYVGLDSPISVQSWNHQLKVDSATDPRIKQYADFMTFNAELFPEPGATCQSPQFLADPFVEDGAALDPDSGTSAP, from the coding sequence GTGGTGGTCTTTGCCGCGGCCGTCATCAGCTATGCCGTGGTACAGGTCGACAACGCCGAGGCCATGCGTGCCGATTCCGTCGAGGAGATCGACGGCATCGAGGTGTTCGACTACGCCGCCGGCCAGGAGCACGTGAGCAGCGAGGTCGACTACGACCAGACGCCTCCGGTGGCCGGGCCGCACGACGGGGTGTGGGCCGACTGCACCGGGACCGTGTACGACGTCGACATCCGGCACGAGAACGCCGTGCACAGCCTCGAGCACGGTGCCGTATGGATCACCTACGACCCGGAGGCAGTCTCCGAGGACGACATCGCCCTGCTCGCCGAGGTCGCTGACGAGTCCGGCCGGATGCTGTCGCCCTACGTTGGCCTGGATTCGCCGATCAGTGTCCAGTCCTGGAACCACCAGCTGAAGGTCGACTCTGCCACCGATCCACGCATCAAGCAGTACGCCGATTTCATGACCTTCAACGCCGAACTCTTCCCCGAGCCGGGGGCCACCTGTCAGAGCCCGCAGTTCCTGGCCGACCCGTTCGTGGAGGACGGCGCCGCCCTCGACCCCGACTCCGGGACGTCGGCACCGTGA
- a CDS encoding DUF305 domain-containing protein, with product MVIAVGLLLLGGGAAVTLGLGRDEAPGADSVDAGFSRDMSRHHLQAVEIANLAFERTDDPEIGQMAFDISATQTNQAGRMQGWLSLWGIPPTGGETMAWMATDEHAGHDAAMGADGLMPGMATEEELAELRDSSGTAFDRRFLQLLIRHHQGGLEMAEAAADRAEEQAVRSLAGTIAETQTAETATMTKMLSARGAAPLPAP from the coding sequence GTGGTCATCGCAGTCGGGCTGCTGTTGCTCGGCGGCGGAGCGGCCGTGACGCTCGGTCTGGGTCGGGACGAGGCGCCCGGCGCGGATTCCGTGGACGCCGGCTTCTCGCGAGACATGTCCCGCCATCATCTGCAGGCAGTGGAGATAGCCAACCTGGCGTTCGAACGCACCGATGATCCAGAGATCGGCCAGATGGCGTTCGACATCTCGGCCACGCAGACCAATCAGGCCGGTCGCATGCAGGGCTGGTTGTCACTCTGGGGGATCCCACCCACTGGTGGTGAGACGATGGCCTGGATGGCGACCGACGAGCACGCCGGCCACGACGCGGCCATGGGGGCCGACGGCCTGATGCCGGGCATGGCCACCGAAGAGGAGTTGGCCGAGCTGCGCGACTCGTCGGGCACGGCATTCGACAGGCGCTTCCTGCAGCTGCTGATTCGTCACCACCAGGGTGGCCTGGAGATGGCGGAGGCGGCTGCGGATCGTGCCGAGGAGCAGGCGGTACGCAGTCTCGCGGGCACGATCGCCGAGACGCAGACGGCCGAGACCGCCACGATGACGAAGATGCTGAGTGCCCGCGGAGCAGCGCCGCTACCCGCACCCTGA